A genomic stretch from Streptomyces venezuelae ATCC 10712 includes:
- the pflB gene encoding formate C-acetyltransferase, with protein MRAVTATPAEATVNERAWKGFKGGLWRDAIDVRDFIQQNYTPYEGDDSFLAGPTERTTAVWQAITEKFPEERAKGVYDVSYDVPSTITAHAPGYIDRDKDLIVGLQTDAPLKRAIMPFGGWRMVAGALETYGYPVSPELEKVFTEYRKTHNAGVFDAYTPEIRAARKAGVVTGLPDAYGRGRIIGDYRRVALYGVDRLIQVKQEEKEELNSLPAGDRSLEETIRLREELAEQIRALGELKTMAASYGHDISGPAVTGRDAIQWLYFAYLAAVKEQNGAAMSLGRTSTFLDVYLERDIAAGLLTEEQAQELVDDFIVKLRIVRFLRTPEYDQGFSGDPTWVTESIAGMGEDGRPLVTRTSFRYLQTLYNLGPAPEPNMTVFWSPRLPQGFKEFCAKVSIDTSSVQYESDELMRPRFGDDTAIACCVSAMPVGKQMQFFGARVNLAKTLLYAINGGRDEKSGVQVGPDTGAITADVLDHDEVMAKFDEQMEWLANVYVHSLNVIHYMHDKYAYERIEMALHDRDVRRTMAFGIAGLSVAVDSLSAIKYAKVTVHRDEAGLATDYTVEGDYPAYGNNDDRADEIAVWLVEEFMRKVRKHPTYRNAEHTQSVLTITSNVVYGKKTGNTPDGRRAGEPFAPGANPMNGRDTHGYVASALSVAKLPYEDAEDGISLTNTVTPDGLGRTPEERIRNLAGVLDGYMASDGFHMNVNVLNRDTLMDAMEHPENYPQLTIRVSGYAVNFVRLTREQQLDVLNRTFHGSL; from the coding sequence GTGCGGGCAGTGACTGCGACCCCTGCTGAAGCAACGGTGAACGAGCGGGCCTGGAAGGGCTTCAAGGGCGGACTGTGGCGCGACGCCATCGACGTCCGCGACTTCATCCAGCAGAACTACACGCCGTACGAGGGTGACGACTCCTTCCTCGCCGGACCCACCGAGCGGACCACCGCCGTGTGGCAGGCCATCACGGAGAAGTTCCCCGAGGAGCGCGCCAAGGGCGTGTACGACGTCTCGTACGACGTGCCCTCCACCATCACCGCCCACGCCCCCGGCTACATCGACCGCGACAAGGACCTGATCGTCGGCCTCCAGACCGACGCCCCGCTCAAGCGCGCGATCATGCCGTTCGGCGGCTGGCGGATGGTCGCCGGCGCCCTGGAGACGTACGGCTACCCGGTCTCGCCGGAGCTGGAGAAGGTCTTCACCGAGTACCGCAAGACCCACAACGCCGGGGTCTTCGACGCCTACACCCCCGAGATCCGCGCCGCCCGCAAGGCCGGTGTCGTCACCGGACTCCCCGACGCCTACGGCCGCGGCCGCATCATCGGCGACTACCGCCGGGTCGCCCTCTACGGCGTCGACCGCCTGATCCAGGTGAAGCAGGAGGAGAAGGAGGAGCTCAACTCCCTCCCCGCGGGCGACCGTTCCCTGGAGGAGACGATCCGGCTGCGCGAGGAGCTCGCCGAGCAGATCCGCGCCCTGGGCGAACTCAAGACGATGGCCGCCTCCTACGGCCATGACATCTCCGGCCCCGCCGTCACCGGCCGCGACGCCATCCAGTGGCTCTACTTCGCCTACCTCGCCGCCGTGAAGGAGCAGAACGGCGCCGCGATGTCCCTCGGCCGCACCTCCACCTTCCTCGACGTCTACCTGGAGCGCGACATCGCGGCCGGTCTGCTCACCGAGGAGCAGGCCCAGGAGCTCGTCGACGACTTCATCGTCAAGCTCCGCATCGTCCGCTTCCTGCGCACCCCGGAGTACGACCAGGGCTTCTCCGGCGACCCGACCTGGGTCACCGAGTCGATCGCCGGAATGGGCGAGGACGGCCGCCCGCTGGTCACCCGGACCTCCTTCCGCTACCTCCAGACCCTCTACAACCTCGGCCCGGCCCCCGAGCCGAACATGACCGTCTTCTGGTCGCCGCGTCTCCCGCAGGGCTTCAAGGAGTTCTGCGCGAAGGTCTCCATCGACACCTCCTCCGTCCAGTACGAGTCGGACGAGCTGATGCGCCCCCGCTTCGGCGACGACACCGCCATCGCCTGCTGCGTCTCCGCGATGCCCGTCGGCAAGCAGATGCAGTTCTTCGGCGCCCGGGTGAACCTCGCCAAGACCCTGCTGTACGCGATCAACGGCGGCCGCGACGAGAAGTCCGGTGTGCAGGTCGGCCCGGACACCGGCGCCATCACCGCCGACGTCCTCGACCACGACGAGGTCATGGCCAAGTTCGACGAGCAGATGGAGTGGCTGGCGAACGTCTACGTCCACTCGCTGAACGTCATCCACTACATGCACGACAAGTACGCCTACGAGCGCATCGAGATGGCCCTGCACGACCGCGACGTGCGCCGCACCATGGCCTTCGGCATCGCCGGTCTCTCGGTCGCCGTCGACTCGCTCTCCGCGATCAAGTACGCCAAGGTCACCGTGCACCGTGACGAGGCCGGCCTGGCCACCGACTACACCGTCGAGGGCGACTACCCGGCCTACGGCAACAACGACGACCGGGCCGACGAGATCGCCGTGTGGCTGGTCGAGGAGTTCATGAGGAAGGTGCGCAAGCACCCCACCTACCGGAACGCCGAACACACCCAGTCCGTCCTCACCATCACCTCCAACGTCGTCTACGGCAAGAAGACCGGCAACACCCCCGACGGGCGCCGCGCCGGCGAGCCCTTCGCCCCGGGCGCCAACCCCATGAACGGCCGCGACACCCACGGCTACGTGGCCTCGGCCCTCTCGGTCGCCAAGCTGCCGTACGAGGACGCCGAGGACGGCATCTCGCTGACCAACACGGTCACCCCCGACGGCCTGGGCCGCACCCCCGAGGAGCGGATCAGGAACCTCGCGGGCGTCCTCGACGGCTACATGGCCAGCGACGGCTTCCACATGAACGTCAACGTCCTCAACCGCGACACCCTCATGGACGCCATGGAGCACCCGGAGAACTACCCGCAGCTGACCATCCGGGTCTCCGGATACGCGGTCAACTTCGTCCGGCTCACCCGCGAACAGCAGCTCGACGTGCTGAACCGCACCTTCCACGGCTCGCTGTAA
- a CDS encoding molybdopterin oxidoreductase family protein — protein MTATDPARALPLDPSLAPPGTRNFRDAGGIPADRWHADQNGETLVPTHCCFCGVQCGMYLRVDRGGKVFGVEPRNHDINRMRLCPKGINAYQQVNHPDRLTAPLMRRNRDEEFREVSWDEALDHTVAEIRRIQGEYGNDAFGLLGGASLFSEKTYLVGKFARVALKSRHVDYNGRLCMVSAAGANKLAFGIDRAGNPFSDILLTDCLLIAGSNVGECFPVMTQYLWGARDRGATLIVVDPRETAIARTADVHVALKPGTDSAFFNAVLHVVVAEGLTDEAYLAAHTTGWEEVKATVAAYPPARSAEICGVPEQQIVQVARMFAGAGKSMAWHARGVEHHSQGVENCLSIINLCVATGNIGKPGAGYGTITGQGNGQGGREHGQKSDLLPGGRSITNPEHRRQICEIWGIDETELPPAGTSMMEMVWQMQRKEIRGLVGICNNPFVSLPNYATVKDGYDTLEFHAQFDFFLSETAANAHVVFPVTVWAEDDGVMANAEARVVKHNKAQEPPAGVRTDTWVICELARRLGAGDKFAFPDSRSVFEELRVASAGTVNDYYGITYERLEETGGIAWPCPTTEHPGTPRLFEDGRSYHPDGKIHLQVVEWHPPMDPYSEEYPLSLTTGRTVAHFLSGNQTRRLGALVEQTPRPWVEVHPSHGFRNGDPVRVVTRRGSEVFPALVTEAIRPDTVFVPYHWPVPTAANALTIDALDPRSKIPEYKVCAARIEAAPRIDEVPAPPTAPGHQAYPETQVSRTDPLPPTSPQGRGTAERS, from the coding sequence GTGACCGCGACCGACCCCGCCCGGGCGCTGCCGCTCGACCCCTCCCTCGCCCCGCCCGGCACCCGTAACTTCCGCGACGCCGGCGGCATCCCCGCCGACCGCTGGCACGCCGACCAGAACGGCGAGACCCTCGTCCCCACCCACTGCTGCTTCTGCGGCGTCCAGTGCGGCATGTACCTCCGCGTCGACCGCGGCGGCAAGGTCTTCGGCGTCGAGCCCCGCAACCACGACATCAACCGGATGCGGCTCTGCCCCAAGGGCATCAACGCCTACCAGCAGGTCAACCACCCCGACCGGCTCACCGCCCCGCTCATGCGCCGCAACCGGGACGAGGAGTTCCGCGAGGTCAGCTGGGACGAGGCCCTCGACCACACCGTCGCCGAGATCCGCCGCATCCAGGGCGAGTACGGCAACGACGCCTTCGGCCTCCTCGGCGGCGCCAGCCTCTTCTCCGAGAAGACCTACCTCGTCGGCAAGTTCGCCCGGGTCGCCCTCAAGTCCCGGCACGTCGACTACAACGGCCGGCTCTGCATGGTGTCCGCCGCCGGGGCCAACAAACTCGCCTTCGGCATCGACCGCGCCGGCAACCCCTTCTCCGACATCCTGCTCACCGACTGCCTGCTCATCGCGGGCTCCAACGTCGGCGAGTGCTTCCCCGTCATGACCCAGTACCTCTGGGGAGCCCGCGACCGGGGCGCCACCCTCATCGTCGTCGACCCGCGCGAGACCGCCATCGCCCGCACCGCCGACGTCCACGTCGCCCTCAAGCCCGGCACCGACTCCGCGTTCTTCAACGCCGTGCTGCACGTCGTCGTCGCCGAAGGCCTCACCGACGAGGCCTACCTCGCCGCCCACACCACCGGCTGGGAGGAGGTCAAGGCCACCGTCGCCGCCTACCCGCCCGCCCGCTCCGCCGAGATCTGCGGCGTCCCCGAGCAGCAGATCGTCCAGGTCGCCCGCATGTTCGCGGGCGCGGGCAAGTCCATGGCCTGGCACGCCCGCGGCGTCGAGCACCACTCCCAGGGCGTCGAGAACTGCCTCAGCATCATCAACCTGTGCGTCGCCACCGGGAACATCGGCAAGCCCGGCGCCGGCTATGGCACCATCACCGGCCAGGGCAACGGCCAGGGCGGCCGCGAGCACGGCCAGAAGTCCGACCTCCTCCCCGGCGGCCGCTCCATCACCAACCCCGAGCACCGCCGCCAGATCTGCGAGATCTGGGGCATCGACGAGACCGAACTCCCGCCCGCCGGAACCTCCATGATGGAGATGGTCTGGCAGATGCAGCGCAAGGAGATCCGGGGACTCGTCGGCATCTGCAACAACCCCTTCGTCTCACTGCCGAACTACGCCACCGTCAAGGACGGCTACGACACCCTCGAGTTCCACGCCCAGTTCGACTTCTTCCTCTCCGAGACCGCGGCCAACGCGCACGTCGTCTTCCCCGTCACCGTCTGGGCCGAGGACGACGGCGTGATGGCCAACGCCGAGGCCCGCGTCGTCAAGCACAACAAGGCCCAGGAACCCCCCGCCGGAGTCCGCACCGACACCTGGGTCATCTGCGAACTCGCCCGGCGGCTCGGCGCGGGCGACAAGTTCGCCTTCCCGGACTCCCGCTCCGTCTTCGAGGAACTCCGCGTCGCCTCCGCCGGCACCGTCAACGACTACTACGGCATCACCTACGAGCGCCTGGAGGAGACCGGCGGCATCGCCTGGCCCTGCCCCACCACCGAGCACCCCGGCACCCCCCGCCTCTTCGAGGACGGCCGCAGCTACCACCCCGACGGCAAGATCCACCTCCAGGTCGTCGAATGGCACCCGCCGATGGACCCGTACAGCGAGGAGTACCCCCTCTCGCTGACCACCGGCCGCACCGTCGCCCACTTCCTCTCCGGCAACCAGACCCGCCGGCTCGGCGCCCTCGTCGAACAGACCCCCCGCCCCTGGGTCGAGGTCCACCCCTCCCACGGCTTCCGCAACGGCGACCCCGTCCGGGTCGTCACCCGGCGCGGCAGCGAGGTCTTCCCCGCCCTGGTCACCGAGGCCATCCGCCCCGACACCGTCTTCGTCCCCTACCACTGGCCCGTCCCCACCGCGGCCAACGCCCTCACCATCGACGCCCTCGACCCCCGCTCCAAGATCCCCGAGTACAAGGTCTGCGCCGCCCGCATCGAGGCCGCCCCGCGGATCGACGAGGTCCCGGCACCCCCCACCGCCCCCGGCCACCAGGCCTACCCGGAGACCCAGGTCTCCCGCACCGACCCGCTGCCCCCCACCTCACCCCAGGGCCGCGGCACCGCGGAGAGGAGCTGA
- the pflA gene encoding pyruvate formate-lyase-activating protein, with the protein MTSLALGPAAPLTPATPLTPAAAATQRPSEGSVHSWDLSTGVDGPGTRFVTFLSGCPLTCLYCHNPDTWKMRNGKRTSADAVIAEAGKYVRFISVSGGGATVSGGEPLLQPVFTGELLHRMKHELGLHTALDTSGFLGVRATDALLRDADLVLLDIKSWDPATYTKVTGRPLAPTLDFARRLADLGQEVHVRFVLVPGLTDDPANVEGVAAFAGGLGNVSRVDILPFHTLGEAKWQALAMPFTLHGTPSPTPEQVAAAREVFRAHGLNAV; encoded by the coding sequence ATGACAAGCCTCGCCCTCGGCCCCGCCGCCCCGCTCACTCCGGCCACCCCGCTCACCCCGGCCGCCGCCGCGACCCAGCGGCCGTCCGAGGGCTCGGTCCACTCCTGGGACCTGTCCACCGGCGTCGACGGCCCCGGCACCCGCTTCGTCACCTTCCTCTCCGGCTGCCCCCTCACCTGCCTCTACTGCCACAACCCCGACACGTGGAAGATGCGCAACGGCAAGCGCACCTCCGCCGACGCCGTGATCGCCGAGGCGGGCAAGTACGTCCGCTTCATCTCCGTCTCCGGCGGCGGCGCCACCGTCTCGGGCGGCGAACCCCTCCTCCAGCCCGTCTTCACCGGCGAGCTCCTGCACCGGATGAAGCACGAGCTCGGCCTGCACACGGCCCTCGACACCTCGGGCTTCCTGGGCGTCCGCGCCACGGACGCGCTGCTGCGCGACGCCGACCTGGTGCTGCTCGACATCAAGTCCTGGGACCCCGCCACGTACACCAAGGTGACCGGGCGGCCGCTCGCGCCGACCCTGGACTTCGCAAGGCGTCTCGCCGACCTCGGCCAGGAGGTCCACGTCCGCTTCGTCCTCGTCCCGGGCCTCACCGACGACCCGGCCAACGTCGAGGGAGTCGCCGCCTTCGCCGGGGGTCTCGGCAACGTCTCCCGCGTGGACATCCTGCCCTTCCACACGCTCGGCGAAGCGAAGTGGCAGGCACTCGCCATGCCGTTCACCCTGCACGGCACACCGTCCCCGACGCCCGAACAGGTCGCCGCGGCCCGCGAGGTCTTCCGCGCCCACGGCCTGAACGCCGTCTGA
- a CDS encoding MFS transporter, whose product MRRRATLAGTVVSALLILAIVFGSRLLRDFDSALLPYAVATVFLAFGVAYRYTVWVSAPGARRLFKQGWRSFFSAANFRRAPTALPKMIATYLGFQKFLGARSHARWAAHQLIFWGCLLAAAITFPLTWGWFTFTSSTGSGPGYEMRIWGFKIIGFDALSFVGWLMFHGLDIAAVLVIAGAAYFLWRRMKDRGAVTGQRFAYDLVPLLALVVISVTGLLLTFSSIFLHGGGYEFLAILHMVSVVFTLIYIPFGKFFHIVQRPAAVGMQLFKYTSRRKDEEVLTCRRCHEPIDTAPYVENLRGTMRDLDLGFDAWAEYCPRCKRVLRGNAYLDHVKKGFK is encoded by the coding sequence GTGCGCCGCCGCGCGACCCTCGCCGGCACCGTCGTCTCCGCCCTGCTGATCCTCGCGATCGTCTTCGGCAGCCGTCTGCTCCGCGACTTCGACTCGGCCCTGCTGCCGTACGCCGTCGCGACGGTCTTCCTCGCCTTCGGCGTCGCCTACCGCTACACCGTCTGGGTCTCCGCGCCCGGCGCCCGCCGCCTCTTCAAGCAGGGCTGGCGCTCGTTCTTCTCCGCCGCGAACTTCCGCAGGGCACCCACCGCCCTGCCGAAGATGATCGCCACCTACCTCGGCTTCCAGAAGTTCCTCGGCGCCCGCTCCCACGCCCGCTGGGCCGCCCACCAGCTGATCTTCTGGGGCTGTCTGCTGGCCGCCGCGATCACCTTCCCGCTGACCTGGGGCTGGTTCACCTTCACCTCCTCCACCGGCTCGGGGCCCGGCTACGAGATGCGGATCTGGGGCTTCAAGATCATCGGCTTCGACGCGCTCAGCTTCGTCGGCTGGCTGATGTTCCACGGCCTCGACATCGCCGCCGTCCTCGTCATCGCCGGCGCCGCCTACTTCCTCTGGCGCCGCATGAAGGACCGGGGCGCCGTCACCGGCCAGCGCTTCGCCTACGACCTGGTGCCGCTGCTCGCCCTCGTCGTCATCTCGGTGACCGGGCTCCTGCTCACCTTCTCGTCGATCTTCCTGCACGGCGGTGGCTACGAGTTCCTCGCGATCCTCCACATGGTGTCGGTCGTCTTCACCCTCATCTACATCCCCTTCGGGAAGTTCTTCCACATCGTGCAGCGGCCCGCCGCCGTCGGCATGCAGCTCTTCAAGTACACCTCCCGCCGCAAGGACGAGGAGGTGCTCACCTGCCGCCGCTGCCACGAGCCCATCGACACCGCCCCGTACGTGGAGAACCTCCGGGGCACCATGCGCGACCTCGACCTCGGCTTCGACGCCTGGGCCGAGTACTGCCCCCGCTGCAAGCGCGTCCTGCGCGGCAACGCCTACCTCGACCACGTGAAGAAGGGCTTCAAGTGA